The DNA region GTGCAAACTTCACATGTGAAAGGGTTTCATGCAATAATTTCACATGAATGTGTTTGAAACATCAGTGAGGAGCtacctcctgtgtgtgtgtgtgtgtgtgtgtgtgtgtgtgtgtgtgtgtgtgtgtgtgtgtgtgccaacagTATGTGGACACAAAGTACAGGCTGCTGAGGAGTTTGTTGCCACATACTTTTGGACATGTAGCCTATTTATATATAAGAGTTTCACGTTTCTCATGTGAAAGCATTCATGTAATGATTTCCCACATAAACATGTGATTTATGACACGTGAAGCTCAGATTTAAAGAATCAACACAGACAGAAGGGCAAATTTTAAATTCTGAATTTCATCTATAAAGTGAGTTCAGCTGTCAGATAACTGCATGAAAATGAGTGTAAAGAAATACAACGTGGCGTCAGATGGAAGGAAAGTAATGAAACACGATGACAGTgactgagtaaatgtacttcagaTAAATAAAATCCAGGCGTGACCACGAGGAAACAGTCAGCCATGTTTGGTTTAAAAGGCCCAAACGGAGAGTTTCTGTGCATCACAGTGAAGGTTTGCTTCATCCTTCAGCTGCAGCGTGTTTATAGTGAAAGTTTGCAGTGAAAGTAGGCCACCGTCTGTCTGCGAGAGCATGTCTCACATTCTGAGGTGTTATTTGTAGGCAGCAGAAACtgatccgtgtgtgtgtgtgtgtgtgtgtgtgtgtgtgtgtgtgtgtgtccagctgatGTCAGCATGTGTGCTGGGAGTGGCAGCGTGGATCAGAGACTCCCTGAACACCGTCCTGACGCTGACGGCACACACCAGGTGAgtctcacacacaggcagagctCAGGTAACGCAGTCAGACCCACGAGGAGCCTCAAGGTGTCAGTCTGCTTCACCTGAACACCTGAACCAcgtcacacagcagctggcagaAGCAGCGCTGCCTGACTGACGTCTCTCCAACATCTTCAGTCTTTGAGTCAAGACACTGATCGATTAACTGGTCGTTTCAGCTGGATTCTGTGAACCGTTTGATTTATAATCAGATTTTCTaaagttttcatgttttgtgtgtaaaatcatTGTTTCTAGAGTAACTACCGCTGTCAGACTGAATGTCGTGCAGTAAAAGTAGTTTTCCTCtgaggtgtggtggaggagagggcaTCATGGGAAGAGGAGACTGACCTGGacgttgtgtttgtgtctgcaggttgGAGGAAGCGGCCGTCCTCACGTATTCTCCAGCTGTTCATCCCGTCATCATCGCCGTGTGCTGCTTCCTCATCATCGTGGCCATGGTGGGATACTGCGGCACGCTCAGGtgtaacctgctgctgctgtcgtgGGTATGTTTTCGTCTCAGACACTTTTTAGATTTGTCATAGAAACTGTCTGTGAGTCAGTCTGTGAGTTTTATCAGAAGCAACGGACACAAATGTGCCGCAAACTGTGGTCGTCAGCTTGATGCAGCTAAGAAACAACTTTTCacaaagagagggatggagtgaagatgagctgcagcacagtgaagcGTATGAATGAGTGAGGGATGGCCTTTGTGTTGGTGGCAGCGAAATGAGACTAGGATGAGACCATGAGACCAGGCTGGTGGGTACAGCCCTGGGTGGGAGGGGGACCTCCCAGGTGCTACCACATTACCTGAACAGCACTGCCTGACTGCaggctcacacaggaagaggcCAGACTAACCACCGCTGACAGAAAGGACGGTCGTAACacgagtaaatgtacttagttactttccaccactgagcttcacagtgacGTTTCACTGCAAGAAATATATATGATCATTAATTTAAATGAACAGTTAAAACAGTTGAATGATGTTACAgcgtgtgtttacagtgtgtgttacaatgtgtgttacagtgtgtgttacagtgtgtttacagtgtgtgttacagcatGCGTTAcaatgtgtgtttacagtgtgtgttagaatgtgtgttacagtgtgtgttacagtgtgtttacagtgtgtgttacagcatGCGTTACaatgtgtgttacagtgtgtgttacagtgtgtttacagtgtatGTTACAGCATGCGTTAcaatgtgtgtttacagtgtgtgttagaATGTGTGTTACAGCGTGcgttacagtgtgtgttacagtctgcgttacagtgtgtgttacagtgtgcgttacagtgtgtgttacaatgtgtttacagtgtgttacAGCATGCGTTACAATGTGTGTTAcggtgtgtgttacagtgtgtttacagtgtgtgttacagcatGCGTTACaatgtgtgttacagtgtgtgttagaatgtgtgttacagtgtgcgTTACAGCGTGcgttacagtgtgtgttacagtgtgtgttacagtgtgttttacaacgtgtgttacagtgtgtatTACAGTCTGcgttacagtgtgtgttacagtgtgtatTACAGTCTGCGTTACAATGTGCGGAACAGTGTGTGTTAGAGTGCATGTTACAGGGCATGTTACAGTTTGcgttacagtgtgtgttacagtgcaTGTTAcggtgtgtgttacagtgtgcgCTACAGCGTGCgttagtgtgtgttacagtgtgttacagtgtgtgttacagggttacagacctgcagcttctctgtgtctgtgtgtgtttcagtactTCTGCAGTCTGCTGGTGATCTTCTGTGTGGAGCTGGCGAGTGCCGTGTGGACCTACGACGAGGTGAGACGACTCAACGCTTCAGAGGCTTTCTAAATGTTCGCAGCATGTTTACAATCAACACTTTTTTCTTATAAAGTggtatatataatataacaTGGCTGACAGTGGTCTAATACTCTGTTGTAGTTTTAACTTTCATAAAGTGAAAATGGGAATATTTATTGAAGATGTGATCCGCCTCTGGATGTCTcaaaccaaccaatcagagaggaggTAGTGAGCCGCCGCTGATGGAAAGTGAAATTAGCGACAGGTCTCAGTTCTAAGAATAACCAGAAATGTCAGAGACGAGCAGCTCgctgctgctctcagatcagctcCAGtttcagacagcaaacacagctgtgtgcagctacacaactacacacaacaactacacaactacacacaacaactacacaactacacacaacaACTATACAAGTGCTGTAcacaacagcacagaagaagaagagaaataaGTGGAAGGGAAaagtagaagaagaggaagaacctGAAGAGACAGCTGCAGTGAGGTCAAGCAGAGTGTTCCTTCTGAAGACAATCAGCAGCAGGTTATCAGatcagagcagctgtgtgtgtttacctgcaggCCGACAGGCCtgacctgcctgcctgcagggATTTGTGGGTATTGTAGTCAGCGTGAATGGTTTCTtatcagcagagcagacagctgacacacCTGGCCGACAGGTGGGTGATCTGAGGGTAcagtgggtggggggggggggggggggtcggggTGAAAGAGAGGTGACTTCAGCAGATTTTTGAAGTGAATACCAATGATTTGAGTTTTGATGtttcctctggcgccaccatCAGGACAACAGTAGTCTGATGGCTTAAATCCGATGAGTCGTGACTTTGACGTCACAGCGGGCCACTTCCACTCCTCCACCCGATCCTCTGATCTCAGCCGTCTGGAACCTTCTTCCTCCATCAGATCTGCTGAATCTGTagctttctgttgttgttgttgttgtgttggtttgttttatAAGGTGGAATATACATGAAGCTGAACGTCCTTTTGTTCTACCCAACttgaccaggtgtgtgtgtgtgtgtgtgtgtgtgtgtgtgtgtgtgtgtgtgtgtgtgtgtgtgtgtgtgtgtttgcagcccTCAGTGCAGCGCTCTGATATGATCAGTCTGAAGTCTCGGATGCCAAACTACGGCCTGCAGCGTTACCAgtggctcacacacacctggaacaGCTTCcagacagaggtcagaggtcacgcacacacacacacacacacacacacacacacacacacacacacacacacacacacacacacacacacacacacacacacacacacacacacacacacacacacacacacacacctgtggtcatgtgacctgtgtGCTGACAGGTGTGCATGTTTACCTGTGGACAGTTCAAATGCTGCGGGGTGATCTACttcactgattggctggagaTGACAGAGATGGAGTGGCCACCTGACTCTTGCTGCTCCAATCCGTATCCAGGATGCGCCCGACACGCCCACTACCACGACCTCAGTGACCTCCATCAAGAGGTGAGACAGCGTCACCTCTGATTGGACGAGAAACACTGGAGTCAGAGGTGCTTTTATCCAATCGCAGAATGAAATCTTTTCATAGTTTGATGTCTTTGAGGAAAATAGAaggaaacataaacacataaaagtTCAGTGCTGAGGACTAAAGAGTGAAGAGAGGCTGAGGACTCGTCTCACGTCTCTGTCAGTCAGCTTCCAGCTGTGGACGGACGGTTTgactcttctctgtgtttcagggCTGCGGTCCAAAGATCTACAGTTTCATTCGAGGGACGAAGCAGCTGCAGGCGCTGCGCTTCCTGGGCGTGTCCATCGGCGTGGCTCAGATCCTGGCCATGGCGCTCACCCTCACGCTGCTCTGGGCGCTTTATTATGGCCGAAAGTCTCCAGAGCTGGACTCCACAACAGCGCCGCCGGGCGACTCCACCCCCCTCGCCGTGACACATGGACCCTCGGCCGAAGCTTCAAAGCCGGGCTGCCACCGCATGAATAAAGGCTGTAGTGTCAcgaccgccgccgccgccaccaaACTGAGCGAGCTCCAGTTTGAGATGGAGCGTCTGTCGTAGCAGCCGGCCGGCTGGGTTCAAACAACAGCTGACGGAAAAGAAAGTTCAAGTCTGGTTTTATTCAACGTTTCTGTCTAAACTTCTAAACACGTGAAGCAGCAGTCCAGATTATCTTCAGTGCTTTATTCTGAGGTCAAACTGCCTCCTTACATGAGAAAACTGGTGCTGCCAAATCTGAGATCTGAaggtatttttgctttttttcatcCGTCACTGACCTTTAACTTGTTTCCAGCTTTCCATCTTCTGACCGCTCGAGTTTCTTTTCAGCAATGTCGCTGTGATCCAGATAGAAATGAGAAACTACAAAACTACCAAACGTGGTCAGAGTTCAGGTGCGACCGGAGTCATGTGAT from Chaetodon trifascialis isolate fChaTrf1 chromosome 22, fChaTrf1.hap1, whole genome shotgun sequence includes:
- the tspan12 gene encoding tetraspanin-12, producing MAREDAVRCLRCLLYALNLLFWLMSACVLGVAAWIRDSLNTVLTLTAHTRLEEAAVLTYSPAVHPVIIAVCCFLIIVAMVGYCGTLRCNLLLLSWYFCSLLVIFCVELASAVWTYDEPSVQRSDMISLKSRMPNYGLQRYQWLTHTWNSFQTEFKCCGVIYFTDWLEMTEMEWPPDSCCSNPYPGCARHAHYHDLSDLHQEGCGPKIYSFIRGTKQLQALRFLGVSIGVAQILAMALTLTLLWALYYGRKSPELDSTTAPPGDSTPLAVTHGPSAEASKPGCHRMNKGCSVTTAAAATKLSELQFEMERLS